GATACTGAACTCTTTTTATAGTAATACATATCCAAGCCCATCCACACCAAGAGGCTGATAgcagtacaaaaatgggtattgAGGATGGCTAAAGCTGAGAGCATGTTAGCTGACAATGGTGAACCTCCATTGAACCCACTCCACCCTAACCACAGCAACCCTGCACCTCCCAACATGTGAATAATATTGTTTGGTGGAAAATGTTGCCTGTCATGTGGTATCCTTGGTCCTACCTGCGGTCAACCAGCGCATGATCAGTTGTGCACTAACAACCTTAAGATAACATTATTAGCCGGTGACATAGCAAGGTCAGACTTCACCCTTGACCTGTTAACTGTGCCATGCTAACATTTGGCCCCGATAAGTTGGTCTGATTCTATATTTTAAATGTTATGCTAGATAGGACTAGAATTACAAAAATGACTAACACTAAGGAAATTGCAGCAGTTGAGGATTAGCATATTAGAATAGCCAACTTGGACAAGTTAAATCCTGGCTGACCTTGTTTCGTCTAACTATTCCTTTTTCTGGAGAGGTGGGTGAAGTTTTAATGGAGGTAAGCAAACGCTGCTGCAGCAGGAATTGAATCCAGTACTCTATGCTTGATGGCACATGTTGTTTTCTGGGTCGGGCATATAAGCTAATGAATAATGACCCTTGTTTTTGGTGTACCAATGATAGTTAGAGAAATCTATCAGTAAAGGGATTTGTGAACTTTACCCAATAAGCAGCAGTAAAACCAGCAACACCAGATGATAGATGAATGACATAACCTCCAGAGAAATCAATAATCTCTCCATATTTTTGAAGAAACCCATTGCCACTCCAGATACTATACGCACCAACGGAGTAAGAAAATGTAAGCCAAAGAGGAACAAACAACATCCAAGCATAGAAATTCATTCTCCCCAGCAAGGACCCTGCAATTAGAATTACAGTAATGGCTGCAAATGCAAACTCGTAGAAGACATAAGTAGCTATTGGTATGTGATGATCACCTGGTCCTGGACCAAGAAGATATGATTCTGAAAGAGCAAAAGCAGGTTTGCCACACAAAGGAGTAAGTTTAGAACCAAAAGACATTTGATGTGCCCACAAGACCCAACATAAAAGCACAGTAGCGAATGCATATAAAGCCATGAAAGCTGAATTAACAGCCCATTTTTTCTTGACCATACTCCCATAAAGAATTATGAGACCTGGTACACTTTGTAAACCAACTAATGCTGCCGCTATTAAAACCCACGCATTATCAGCTTTAGTTAACCATTCAGGACTTGCATCAGTTGGCAAAAGTCCGCTAGGTAAATGAggtggataatcatattcatcatATTCTAGTAACAAATTCTCCATCTAAAAAGAAATATGCAAATATTGAATCAACAATATTGAATctaaaaagaagaggaagaatctTTGGAATCTTACGTGAATGCTAGAATTTATAGAGAATGTTGAAGATGTAGATGAGGAAGGAATTATTGgaatcatcaactgtcggaagcTATAGATTCTTGTTGTAAGTTTATGGAACTTTGTTGAATCATATGGAATCTACATAATTCTGAATCAAGTCATCATCTTCGTCCT
This is a stretch of genomic DNA from Papaver somniferum cultivar HN1 chromosome 1, ASM357369v1, whole genome shotgun sequence. It encodes these proteins:
- the LOC113341440 gene encoding ammonium transporter 3 member 2-like; protein product: MENLLLEYDEYDYPPHLPSGLLPTDASPEWLTKADNAWVLIAAALVGLQSVPGLIILYGSMVKKKWAVNSAFMALYAFATVLLCWVLWAHQMSFGSKLTPLCGKPAFALSESYLLGPGPGDHHIPIATYVFYEFAFAAITVILIAGSLLGRMNFYAWMLFVPLWLTFSYSVGAYSIWSGNGFLQKYGEIIDFSGGYVIHLSSGVAGFTAAYWVGPRIPHDRQHFPPNNIIHMLGGAGLLWLGWSGFNGGSPLSANMLSALAILNTHFCTAISLLVWMGLDMYYYKKSSVSGAVQGMITGLVCITPGAGLVEPWAALVMGVLAGFVPWYTMMVHKRSTLYQLVDDPLAVFHTHSVAGLLGGILSGIFAKPSYLRMYYGAEKLHRPGLVYSVAQGQLRDGLIQMGYQLLGAGFIFVWNVVMTSLICIFISRFVNLRMSDDALKVGDDAAHGEEAYALWGDGELGPPMRLHMTPRLPSFCRRS